The following is a genomic window from Chanos chanos chromosome 1, fChaCha1.1, whole genome shotgun sequence.
CCAAAGGAATGAATGGAGAATCACATAGTGTGAAattgttctgtcttttctctcttagtTTTTACACCGTCAGTTAAGAAAGCTACAGAGAATATTTAACAGGGAAATCAATATGAGGTTATCAAGCTTCATTAAAGACACTTAAGGTCTGCAGCAGCAGCTTGACTTGTAAAAGGTAAACAGTCTTACAACAGAGTTCTACTGGATGCAGCCATTAGGACACAGCTGTAGAAGTCTGCTCATATGAAGAATTGGTCAAACAGAAAATATTGCTCAAGAAACTATGAAAAATAATATGGCTGGGTATACTGGAAAGAGCAAGTATAGAGGCAAcattcaaatgtcattttaaagattttaaaacgAACAATGTTGAAAATTGTTAATTTGGACGCTTTTCACTTTAGTAGTTCTTTAATTGTGCTAGCAATGCCAAAAGAGGGATCAGTTGGGTATTGAGTGGAGTACAGTGAGAAaactaaaatataaatgatattTAGATGCTAATGGCAAACAGCGTAAGGTACAAGAGCGATGACCAAACAAGCGTcggtgaagaaagaaagaagaaaaaaagccaaattaaaaaacatgatCGGAGTTTCATCGTGAGGGCTCACTGTTGACTGTAACACTATCTGAACTGTCCAACTGTCATGTTGTTGAGCTCACAACATGCATTTGAATTCTCAATGCTAAGATACCACGCCAGTGGGAAAGAATCACAGTGCAACGGGCGGACTTTATCCCTGGTGTAGGCGGGAAAAATCAattgtctttatctttatcGTCCCACACAGAGAAGCCCTGTTTACAGAAAGATGTTCGCTACAGGAACAAACATTGCGATATAATAATTTTGTGGATGTCATGTTGAAATTTTATGTTTGAtgtacaggtaactgccaaaagaaagaacacacatCTTTTCTTCTTGAGAACAGACTGACTCATGACTCatcttacttttatttttatctccACTTTTTCTCTATTGATTCACCTATGCCTAAACACATGTTTGTCGATGTTATACACAGTTTATGGACTGCAGCTCAACTGTGTTTTCCATTCCTCTCTGTTAACTTCTCAAGACACTGTTCTCGATGAAACCGCGAACTCACGTACTAGATGGATGTTTGCAGTCAATTTATTCTCAGTTGcctatttgttttgctttgcatcTTGCACTAATGCAAGGTGAAGTATGCACTCAACAGTCACCCCGCAAACCAAAATAACTACAATAAACTGTCCAGCACTTTTACACACGACCCTAAACACGACCAGATTACGATACGATCCATGGTACTGCAACCATGCCTGCAGCTGCTTTCAATACACTTTGTATGCCTCACATGCGcaagagttttctttttccgTTATTTTACCTTTAGCAAACAAATCAATCtacacagggttttttttttaattaaaaaaaaagacaataatatTATCATTTACAGTTACGACACAAATACCTTCACTAGTTATAATTTCAAGCTTAATTAAGGGGGAAGGAGGATGTTTTCCACGGATTAAAAAAGTACACTCTCGCTTAATACTGTCAAAATCAGCAGAGGAAAATGGGGAAGATGGCGGGGGGGGGATATAGCCTGCCTCCCTCTGGCTAATTTCACCCTGACGATTTCACTGACAACGTGAGAATGTTGATATCAGAACATTTCATAGCTAAATACAAGAGAAGAAAATTCCAAGTCTAATGGGATTTGTGTCTTGAATGTTGTTTGCAAGTTATTTACAGTGTGGGCGGGCTTGATTTGAATACACCAGAGCATATGCTGAAACAAATCAAGTACACAGCCCAAAGGAACCACAGGCATCCATTTCCACTATAGCGCACAACTTCTCCCTTTCCatttttgatgtgatttttgaTTGCTTATGGACTACACACGACCCTTATCAAACCCATGCCAGTACTGAACCCTGTTCTTACGAACTGGTGGGAAAACGAATGGTATATGTTCAAATGATATTCCGAaaaattttgattttatgtATGGTTAAATGTAGTTGTAGTGGTTTGATATCTGGGTTGATGCAAAGCTGGGGTGAAATTCTATAATCagtatttgtttaatttctctAATTAATGGAGACTGCTATTTTCATCTACCTCCAGGTCATGTCTGCTTTCCTTCCACCTCAAGcactaaaacacactcactcctccctccatccatcctctTGAATATGCAGAGTGGGGGCTTTGCCACTGTAATACCTATAAAGTTTATGAATCCTAAAATTGTTGATAAtacagagtgtatgtgtgcaacaTTTCCAAAACTGCGTGGTTACTTAGCAGAATACATTCATAATATTTTCCGTCACTGTTAACCTTCCTCCtctaacaataaaaatataatttaatggTTAGGTATTACATACTTTTGGGAATTACATACTTAggtattacagttttttaagATTGCAAGATTAAACTTTTTCTCTCGCAAATCTTTGTGAATCTTCAATCACATTTCCTACCAAATTTCGGAGGGATCACCCATGCCTGCAGAAGTGCCGCTCTTTTTATGAGCGTTTCTGTGAGGGAATAAAAAACTGTTCCCTGTACTCTAGGGGCTCCAGTAAATCGAGTGGAAGGTACTCACCATCCAGCTTTCATATGCAGATTTCCAACACTGACGTCCGTGTTCATCTCCATCCTGGATTCAATGTTCAGCTAACCCATTTTCACTAGAGTACAAAGTGCTTATAATAGAGTAAAAATAAAAGCTATGAAGActataaaaatgtttctttaaaaaaaaaaaaaaaaaaaaaaaaagttggctaATGTCAAACCGTTGTAGTGGTGGACTTTCGAAGAATGGTTTTCTGTGGCTTTTGAGGTGGCAGGTGAGGCACATATGGTGGGTTTGCGGGGGGGAAACTATGACTGAGGCTGATTCCACCACCGTTTTCCAGCAGCTGGGTGGGTGGCGAGGACGAGCACTGATGGATGGGGCTGATCTTCATGTCAATCAATTCCGAGTGTAAGTGCACATCTGTGTTGTTCATGTCACATTGCAGGTCGCAATCGGGGCAGTACCCATGATACTGAACCTTCTCGCTGAATCGCACGCGTTCCCGCGTGACCTGAGAGCACCGGTTCTTTTCGTGCCTCAGAAGCGGCGTCGGTGACAGTCTTTTCTCGGCGATGCCCTTGGGGCCGTGACACaagtctctgtttgtctgcgCGTTTGTTGGCATACCTGCGAAAATGCCGTTTCTTAGTAGAGTACTGTTAGCCTTGGCCGGGTTCCCTGAAGACAGATTGGTGTTCTGGTCCTCCACTCGCATGGGCGTGGagcgaggaggaggaagaggagggtggggCTTCTTAAGGACGGTGAGGATGGGAGGAGGCTTAAAAATGGCTTCCTCAGGGAAAGGCCTAATCTTTTCAGTACTAGACGCTGTGGTAGTTGTGGTACTGCTAGAACTGCTGTTCATGGTGTCTGTCTTCGAGCTGTCTGtcatctcctcctccagacgaaGATCGGAGGTGAGGGAGTCAATTTCGTGAACAACCtacatgagaaaaaaaggagaggagcgTGTAGAAAAATCAGAGGCGTGTGACAACTGCCTTGTAGTTACCCTGCATACTCGTGGTTATTATTGTGACTTGTTGCCTGTCGCATTTTCTCTAAGGTAGGCAGAATTGCCAAAACGTTTCAAagcattgtttcatttcatctaATAATTTTAACTGGGGATTGTTTTTGATTGCTGTTgagaagagagaacacactTGGAAATCCCTTTGAAGCATACCTGGCGCCGAAATCATCTGCATTCTGTcgctttggtgttttgttttttttctttttatacgAACTGTTGGGTTGCTTTATGCAAATAACCAGCAGACCTGTGACACAAAGTgctttaaagtttttttttttgaatgtcatAACAATATGCATAATACTCTAACCACAGAACCGTGCTAGTGTTTTCCTCTCTAAAACGACACCGACTCTACTGTCTCAGGTACAGTGCTGATTCTTTAGACCAGATCTCCTATTACAGTGCTTTTATCCTTCCTATTacacaaactgtaaaatatgtttAAGGTGATTCTCATACAGCGTTGGATAAATGATCACAACCATTTTTTAGTAATGGGCAAGGCTAACGCTTCTTAAAGGCTTGCAAGATTGTACAACCAAGTAATTACCATCTAAACGCACAGTATTTACCAAAATCACTCAACGACAAATAGGGCACAAGGGTAAGAACCTAAAACAGCAACTGCCTGTTTAACAGCTTCCAAAACGCAGTAAGTACAAATAGCTTCATTACAGCAGCCTACTAACAGCCATTTCAAAATGATCGCATGGATCATTGTTCCAAATCTTCAGTTCCACAGATACACGTGCATATTTCTGGCTAATCTCATCATTTACATCCTCTATTCAGAAAATGAAGGCCTTTGTTAGTAGTTGACAACTTGAATAAAATGTTCTCCGGACGAGTCTCAGAGAATATTACGCACTTCCTCTGGTCTCCATGACTGGTGTTCAAAAACACTGTGTAAGTATATAACACACTAGTAATGATATTATTATGTAATACCATATGGGGAATAGGGGGAAGAGTGAAAATTCATGCGTATGACACTAAAAAAAGGACAGCCTGCAAAACAAACGTTCATGTTGTTCAAACACAGCATTTGTAAGCCCACCAACCAATGTAATCATTTCACATGAACAGCACTGTTGGAAATACACAACCTAAGGACCGGGCAAGAGGGTCTGGAGGTTAGCCTCTGCAGATCTGAGTCATAAGTTCTGGGATACTATTGTTTCAGGTCAGTTAATATATGAACACTTAGAGCAACATTCTCCAACATCTCTTCCTTGTTTGTCAATAGTCCATAGCATTTGAATTGCAGAATGAGCTGTGATGTATGATCAAGCCATACATCATGTCAGAGTGAAATCACTATTACTTACGTGTATCTGTGGTTAAATGGATACCAAAGATATCTACTGAAGTCGACAGAATTTATGTTATAGCAGCCTACTGAGCAATATAATGTCAAATCCACATTTGTGTACTACATCTAGCCACAACTTGTTTTAGGCATATGGTGAttatgtgtgtagatgtataaTTAACTAATTAAACCACGTTCTTTCTCGCACATGTGAGGCAcgattctgtctctctttgacaACTATATATTTCTCAAACATGAGCGTTAAAGCATTAACACTTGTGAGCTGTCTAGCACCTAGCTACTGCTACAACCACTCTGTGCTGCTTGTTGGCTCTTGAAATATTGCAGACTCGTCACCACATTGTGCAGTGCATACTCACAGGATAATCATATCTTCTCATTTAAATAACCCTGCACTCGTAATATGTAGCTTGAAAATATGTTGTGTCACTTCTTTAGTGGTTGTTATAAAGGCCAGGAATTGTGCAGATaatactgtgttacagtgtgaagTGACGAATGTAAGGGCATAGCAGGCCGGATGTAACAAttagttttcattcatttcgaCTAGAGCAGGTAGACCATTAAACAGTCTGACAGATGAATGATAAAAACGACAGCCAGCTGTGATGGTGCCCGGAACAAAAACACAGCGCCAAGTAAATAGCTAAATACCGCAGAATCGGTTACTATATCATGTTAATGGTGAAGGCTACAGACAGCCATCAAAAAAGAGGCATTTACCAAAATCAAACGTCACAACTATCGTAAAATAcgaaaataataacaattacgAATCAGCAGAGATCCATTTAGTTCACATAGTAGTTTGATGATTACATTTGTCGGTCAATCAAAGTGTTGTCTTACTTGAATCAAAAACGTCCTCAGAGCTTTCACATTAGGACTTGTCCCATATGTCCAACAAGGAGGACTAAATGTTATCTATCATGAGATAAGGGCCTGTCTCAGTTAACATGAAACATAGCTAATTTGCTTGATCATATTCTGAACCTAGGTTTTCAAAAAGATAAAGGCGCCACTTATTCGACTGCAATAGAAAAGCAGAGGAAATTGATCAAACATTATAAGTATTACTTTTAATATTATGCTTACgaccagaaaagaacagaaccaACCTCTTTGAGTTCTTTTGCCACATCCTTCAAGTCCCCCAAGATGTTCTCTAAATCCTCCACGATTGTCTTGATTTGTCGTTTTACTTGAACTTTGGAGACTACTCCCTCCGATTCTGCACTGGCTGTCCCTGACATTCTCTGATATAATCTCAAATTCAAGGATCACGAATATATCCTTTAATGTCGATTAGATCACTTTGtacatgcattttaatattatgttttcttctcttccccCTCATACATTGCAGAAGAATCCAGGGAACCGCGGTGGAAGCGTCCCTGCCAATACGCCTGCGCAATAGAGCACGCCAACTAGAGTACGAACctaatttaaaataatgataataataattaaaatgtctGTCATATCCTTTTTGAGAGCATGATATCCTCGTAGAACGTTTTCCATAATGACTGCCCGAAAGACAACATTTCTGAGCATTAAATATTATGCATACAGAGCTTAGACTGTAAATTCAGGTCGCGAAGTGTGTAGTCGGTTGTGTTCcaagaaaacatacaaataacGTTTCATATGTATTACTCAGCAGTTCAAATCTATTGGGACTGGATTAATTGAGATAGTATGTTAAATATGCCACTCTGTATCGAGCTTGCTTAATCCCGCCTCAGTTATCGGCTGTCCATTTAATTACAAAAGCACCGCTGCGGGTTACTTGTCTGTGAACGAATGGGCGCGGGGAACGTATATTACAGCGAAATCACATGCTATCGTGTCTTTTGTGTCTGCATCAGACCACGAGACAGGGCAGGAAACACCTAAGGTTCCATAAGGATAAATAGATGCCTACAACTTATTCGTGTAACGGACAGGTAGCCAATACATTATATATTAAATTTTCAGTAGCGTGTATGGTTGGGTGCTCAAGACAATTTTCAAAGAGAAAGGTTAATAAATAGTCCTAATAAATAGCCCTGTAAAGATGTTGCCACATCACAGCTATTTCTTTGATATGGCAGCTGAGGCATCCTTTAGAAATCGCACAGTGAGTTTTGGGTTAGTCTGTTATACCTCGTGGAAATGTATGATGTTTGGCATTATATACAAATTTTAACCAGCAGTCATGATTTCTGATTGAAGAGCGTACTATATATAGCGTATCCGAAATGAACATATAATCATTTAATGCTTTAGTAGTGCATTATCTAGTAAGAGAATGTTTCGTCAAAACTTGCATTATACAACAGCACTGCAACAGAACAATGGTGATAGTGATAGTGATAGTAAGAGAAAGGAACTAGAGAACAGCGGTGACATCCGATTTGCACCTCGGATGGCAATTAGGCTATATTGTTACTTGCTCATACTCAAAGCTCCAAATATATTTGTGTTGCCTTGACTGGTTAAAGATGTATCAGCCAAAACAGTCTacctttcattttgacatgttgtcaactttaaaaaaaaaaagaagaagaaaaaaggctgCATTAATACCAGTACACAAGCTCTGAGATCAGTCAGCATAAGAAATAATTCGAGTGAGACTTTATTCACATCTTTAATGAATACACTGACAATAAAGGCAAGAAATATACATGGTTCGACTGTTTTCCTTAACTGAGATATGGGAAAGTGTTGGGAGAGTTTTGTTCTGTTAGAAGCAAAAGTGACATCTACCCAGACACGAATGGAGTGCAAAGTTGTCCTGCCTCCAAAGTCCatacacttttcttttcttttttttatatatttcaacAGGCTCACTACCGCCAGCATAACTACACTGTTCAAAAGATAACTAAAATTATTATATTAACTGACCAGTGGATTTGATCGTTGAACTTTAGAATATCCATCCATAAGTTTAACAGTCATATTAAAGGGACAATAAAGCAGATCGATTCGAGCTCTCTCCGAGACTTCAATGCTGTTTGAACAGCCACCAAAACTGCTTATTTCTCCTGACCATTATATAGGACAAAAGCAACGACGGGCTTGTTTCCAAATTCAACGTTTTCACGTTTTCAAACGGAGTGACTTGGTTAAGTTATTTCATGACTGCAACACTTTGATGAAGTTCGTAGTGACATGAAAACTAACTGCATAACACTTATATAAATTTTTCGTCATAAATCGGTAAAATAAAAACTACTGTATATTCTACCATTGTGATGGTTGGGACTGACATGTATGAGCAGATTGGTTTATTGTGCCTGCTCCATTGTATAGTCATATGTGATTGGTTGATACAAAGACGTATGTCTTCCAGAGACAAAAAGCTCCTCCTTTAGCGGAAGTAGGGCAAGTGTCAAGGCAAGTAAACTATTTTACCTTACCTGTGTGACAGAGTTGGTTCCCTGGAGGTAGCCTGAAGAAAGAGATCACACTTACCATGTCTGTGCCTTTGTCCTTTGATGGAAAGGTAGTGCTTGTTACAGGAGCGGGTGGGGGTGAGTAGAGTAAACGCCAGCCGAGAAATGTTTCCACTTATTGAACTGGCTAGCTGTTTGCTAAAGTATACTGTGTTTGCTAACCTGGCTGGGTTAGCTGCTTGTACTTCATCGCGGCTTGTATTTCATCGCATATCTAGAGAAAATGTTAACTAAACATAATGCTCACTCTGTGCTGTTTAACTAAATGTGTCTCCACTTATTTTTGCTAGATTACTGTGAGAAGTTGCGAGTTTCAATGTCAAAGGTTGCAGCACGAGCTGCAGTCTCTTTGTAGATCAAAGTTCGATCTGTGATGCGTCCTTAGAGTAAGAATACGAGATAAACCATACACAGTTAATACTCAAGGTTGGCTGTGCGGTTTGACATATCGCCAAACGGCTGATGTTGTAAAGTATTAGCTGGTAGATAAAGGTGAAATGATCATGCAGTCTTTTTGTTAGCACATGTGTCAAGGCTATAGCGAAACAGTCATGTTCGAGCTCTTATGAGTTGTAGTTCACTAAGATTACGAGAGGCAGTGGGTCAGTGATTACGTAAGACCTGCAGTACAGCTAATATCAGTGTGACAACAGTGGATTGGTGTTGTGTTGGTAAAGCCTGAGTAACTTGTCTGGTAGTGTTGTTGTAGGCCTTGACCTTTggtcttttttccctctgcaggACTTGGGAGAGAGTATGCTTTGGCCTTTGCAGAAAGGGGTGCCTTAGTAGTTGGTAAGCAAAGACTGTCTAAGTGACaggttgtttgttgttgtttgtttgtttgtttgttttatttttttgaaatcTTCCCTCCTTCTAATCTCTGTATTTTACTACATTCGTAAAGGTTTCAGTCAGTAATATGCAGTTTTGAAGAATTTATTCTTGATCCAAGAACCTATTCACTAGAGGTGTAACAGTTCATGAGACACATagtgtgaactgaactgagcacTACAGAACCACTGTTTCTGGTTTCAGTCCAAAACATTACACCCATACTAATCACTGTTTTTTACGCAGTGAATGACCTTGGAGGAGACATCAAGGGAGGTGGGAAAAGCACATCAGCTGCTGATAAGGTTGTGGAGGAGATAAAGGCCAAAGGAGGCAAAGCTGTGGCAAACTATGGTGGGTGTTTGATTTGACTCATGGAGCAGTGATTTGTTTGGcttaatgtgtatttttttagcTAATATAAAACCACTGATCCAGTGATATGTCATGGTATCTGTAACTGAAAACTAGAGTAAATGGAATAAGGGTCAGAGTGACCTAGAGCATTGCTTTGGGATCAAGCAAAATGTCTGGTAAAACTGAAACGGTGTGTCATTTCGTTGTCGGAGATCTGTTTACAGTTACTGAAGTGTTTTTTAGAAATGTGgtggtcatgtttttttttttcaacttttctaCT
Proteins encoded in this region:
- the prr16 gene encoding protein Largen produces the protein MSGTASAESEGVVSKVQVKRQIKTIVEDLENILGDLKDVAKELKEVVHEIDSLTSDLRLEEEMTDSSKTDTMNSSSSSTTTTTASSTEKIRPFPEEAIFKPPPILTVLKKPHPPLPPPRSTPMRVEDQNTNLSSGNPAKANSTLLRNGIFAGMPTNAQTNRDLCHGPKGIAEKRLSPTPLLRHEKNRCSQVTRERVRFSEKVQYHGYCPDCDLQCDMNNTDVHLHSELIDMKISPIHQCSSSPPTQLLENGGGISLSHSFPPANPPYVPHLPPQKPQKTILRKSTTTTV